The window gcagcggcagacGAGGGACGGGAGAGCAGTATGAGGGTATGAGGAGGACAGCggggcgacgatggatggGAGTGGAAGTAGCAATGAGCAGGTAAgacctgcctgcctgccttgGACCACTGAGCCGAGGATATGTGAAGCACTGAACGAACGGAATCCGGGGTAAGTGTCATCCGAGTCACGGGACCTGAGAAATGGGAATCAAGTATTAATCTACGGCCAAGACCGGTACCTAAGCAGGTGTTGGTGTACATGGTAATGCACAActtcagtacaagtacaggtatgtgtacaactacacagcattaccgtactgtactccctctagtacccagtactccgtatagcaGGTGCCTGAtatggtacatgtacctgtactccgcacgtaagtactgtctgtaatgtactccgtacttgagtcctgtactccgtacttaaggTACAGTATGTAGCAAAAGGTATTTGCCTACCCATAGGTACTACAGTCCTAGCCCAATATAACCTAATGGAAAATGGTACCTGAAGAtgggcaaatactttttgcccccACTGTTAGTGTTGATTATTTTCCAACGCTCGTTATTACTGGTTAATaccacttacagtacttaacAAGACTTGACAAGgctctacggagtaatcaCAGCACCTGTCACCACAAGTAGGGGTCATCAAGATtgatacagtacttgtaccagtactGGACAAGAATCGACAGTGCCTCGCATTCGAACTTGTTCATCTTCAACACTCTCGCTGCTCACTCCTTGGAACCGCACACGCCGAAAGCAGGCGATTGCGGCGATGAGCTCCGCCGAGCAAGcccaacagcaacagcagaATGCGGCCGCCACCCGAAACCTCCTCGCCCGAGCACACTCGCCCGACAGTGCGAATCGCATCTACGGCGACAAGATCCAGCATCGCACGCTTCATCTGAaaccttcctcgccgccgcccgccgtcgtcaacgcGCGCACCGCTCGAAGGAAAGCGCGCGAGCTTGTCAAGGAAAAAGCCAAGGCGAGGCCTAAGCCGCTGTCGTCGCGTGAGCGTCGCCAGCTTGGCCTCCACGAGATTCCCAAGGCAGGGCAAAAGTACGACATGTACGAGCCTCTCGGCGAGCTCTGGCGAGGATATGCACGCGAGATTCTGGGCAACGACatctacggcggcggcccggcTGCTGGAGCAAAGTTGGCGAGCGCCGAGCTTCACGGGGCCCCGGCCGAAGTCGTTCGAAGCCGCTGTCCCGGTCGGGTGGGCATCAAGGGCATCATTGTCCGCGACCGGAAATTCGTCTTGGAAATCATCACCAAGGAGAGGGGTCTGAAGGTTGTGCCGAAGGAGGGCACGACGTTTCGCATCGAGGTGCCTCGCGAGGATGCATCGGCCCAGAGCCAGAGCAGCGACGGCCATCCATTCACGTTTGACCTTCTCGGCGACCAGTTGATGCTTCGGCCCGCAGACCGGGCGACCAGAAAATTCAAAACGCACTTTCTCAAGACTCTCTAAGGATATTCCGGGTGCCACTCCTACCCCTCGAGTGCAACAACGGCATTTCAGCTGCCCGAGGCCACGACCAACAGCAATGTGTGGCTCCACGGCGGCACAGATTTGCACGCAATGCCGCTCGCAGTCATCTCCGCCCACCCTCCAAAGTCTACCATCTCGACGTTCCGATTCGAGAAATGGCTGCGAATGATACGAGCCGTCAGGAACAGGAAGGCTCATGTCGATGCGAGATCTACGTTGGTTGTTGCACCGATTGCTGTTGTCGCCGGTTTGTGCAACAGTCTTGCAAGCCGCCTTGTGACCCCGACCTTTGGTGCAGTCGGTTTCGCAAATTTTCTCCAAGCCGTCAGCTCCGCGTTCGTCGGTGCCAGACCTACAGTAGGTTCTTGAACGCATCCTGTGGGTAGGTGACCAAATTATCGATGAGAGAGTGCCTTGCCGAGGAGCTGACGTATGGCCGCGTACAGCGAAAGTTGCGTGAAATGGCGCGTGCATCAACATGCGACCGCTATCCGAGCAACATGTTCGCTTGCATCGGCGTCAACATTCTCACGCTTCGCCGTCTTGAAACCGTCAATTCATAAGCTGCGAGGATGGCTGGCAAGCATTCTCTAGCAACTCTAGCAATAGACCGTCTTCACCCCACATTCCATGTGTGACGGGTATATCGAAATGTTGATGGCTTATTACTAGACTCTTCCAGTCGTCGCATTTCTATATCATTATTACGTCCGCCATTtagggctacaacgaatcaaggatcgtgagatgggtcagaatcaatctattggtgttcttcttgatgctgTTGTTGCCAACCACCAGGTGTCCTCTgcctgcttaaataggcgCACATGTGGACACGGCTACATAAccaactacccggactttaaccccaTGACAGGCCCGTTGGCTCGTAGGCGCGACATACAGTAGATGGATGGCCTTTCGTGGAAGATTGAGGACTCAGCACCGGTCTGCCAcactgtacatacatgtaagCACCGTTCCTCAACCATGCTTGCCTGACTCGGGCAAATCTAGCCAATCGGACAAATCTAGCCATTGGCCGCTTATTTGCTTCCCGGATTTATATTTCTTTGCAAAGCGTACTTACATGCTATACTGTAAACCTTTTGACCGTTGgactagtactgtagtcTACTGTACGCTATAGTACATGCAGCATTAGGCCTAGCACATGGAACTTAGGGCTTTTGGCGATTCAGACAGAGCAAAGGGACCATCAGCCCATCACCAAGATGGCAATCTAGGAATATGTGCGCTTGGAGGTATGGCATTCATTGCCATGTCCCAACGTCAAACGGCCACGGATGAGGGAAGATACAAGTAGCCCTGCATCTTGATCCTCATTCGTCGCAGCGAGCGGGCAAGTTCTCCGTTTGATCGACCGACTCGCCGGCCAAAGGTGGCCTGCCGCACGATCGGCTCATGCAGAAAGCGGCTCGGCAAATGGTCAACAGGCCGACAAAGAGGGTAGCTtcggtgtacatgtgctcgcaTGCAGTCGTATTACGGTTATTACGGTCACCCATCGTGCGTGTCTTGCCTCTTTCAGTAGCATTGAAGggacgtacagtacagcacagcagaCGTTTGGATAGTAAGACGTCAGAGAGTCGCCGCAGCTTCCTGTCCGTCGTCGCACAACTTGTACACTCGTACTGAGCTACCTTTATCGCGGGCGCATTCTCCTCCCCTAATTTTAATTTTAATTTTAATttacttttttttttttgcggAACGTCCAtgtattgtactccgtagagttCACGATattacgagtacttactttggCAGGGCTCGTTCGGAGTAGAACGGAGaaaatacatgcaagtactcaggcgatgcgagtacttgtacttgtacttgtactccgtccttgtaATTACCATGTACTCACTGTATTTACagtgcttaagtacagtacttacagtactagtacagaactcaagtacagcacttacagtactagcacagtacttacagtactagtacagtacttgggtgctgACGGAAATCTTCggatgctgcaagtactggcaGTTGTGCGATTCGCGATAAGCGAAAAGGCT of the Drechmeria coniospora strain ARSEF 6962 chromosome 01, whole genome shotgun sequence genome contains:
- a CDS encoding ribonuclease P complex subunit Pop4, which encodes MSSAEQAQQQQQNAAATRNLLARAHSPDSANRIYGDKIQHRTLHLKPSSPPPAVVNARTARRKARELVKEKAKARPKPLSSRERRQLGLHEIPKAGQKYDMYEPLGELWRGYAREILGNDIYGGGPAAGAKLASAELHGAPAEVVRSRCPGRVGIKGIIVRDRKFVLEIITKERGLKVVPKEGTTFRIEVPREDASAQSQSSDGHPFTFDLLGDQLMLRPADRATRKFKTHFLKTL